The sequence below is a genomic window from Ipomoea triloba cultivar NCNSP0323 chromosome 10, ASM357664v1.
TACAGAATTAATTATTTCGATGACAAAGCAAGCACCACACCGGCCATGCTCAGTTAAATCTCTAATCTGTATGGATATTTATCTGCAGAACTGCAGTTCATATCCAAGAAATGATCATTTCTTTGAGTGCTATATATGCAAAAAGATTAAAGATCAGATGTACTGCTATTCAAGAAACGCGTGATTAAAGTTTGAAGATCGAGCCAGTCCTTAAACTAGGTATACCCGAACAGTGAAAAGCGTTAATGGATCAATAATTAGAATAGTAAGATGAGTAATAGAACAATGAAACAAAAGCTAGGCGTTATATCAGCAGCAGCCACGAGCTTTTGTTGATTTCTGAGACCTAAAGTGAATACTACATTCTAATACTATACATTTGAATGATTCTGTGATACTCAAAAAATGGCGAGAAAGGCCATTATTGTCTGCAAACATACACATACACTGCTACCTTCTAGGCTACGCGAAAAGAATGGAGCAGAACTGAGTTTACTATACCCTGATGGAAATAAATAAAGCGAAGTGGCATTGGATCGAGCAAAATTCAACATAAATAAGATCAGACGACGCATGATAAGCTGGATGGAGCAGCAGCCCCGAGTGGCTTTCCCCGTCCCATTGTGAAGCCTCGAGTTCCATCTGGCATTCTTGGCACCTTTACAATCGGCTTAGCGGGCCCTTCAGATTGGATATGGCAGTTAGACTGTGGCGATGCAGAAAGAAGGCCACGGGCGCTGTAACTCAAGCTTTGTTGCTGCCTGAGTTTCACTCGGCCTTTTCCCCATCCCTTCTTCGATGCAGTCGAGCTCTCTTCAGCCTAGTCATTATTAGTCCAACAGTAATATAATCTTCGGTTTCTGATATAGCTACTGTTCTATAAAACATCTGCAATGTTTGTTTTAAGGATGTCTTGTCAAACTGGCAATACTTACAATATTGTTAGTGTCATTAGCTGGTTCTGGTTGAATAGGTTGCGAGGCATCTTCTGCTAGCTCATCGTCGTCTAAATAGCCATCAAAATCCGACTTCCTGTTCTTTAAAACAGACTTTGGCTGCATATTTCATAGATAACGAAATGAAAATGCAGCAATAGGAGGGGGAAATTAAGTGCAGATCGAGATCAAGGAGGAAAGCGTACTGAGCGCCTAAGTAACATCTTTACTCTTAACCCCTTTCGCCAATTCTTTTCATCATTCAACCTCTCCACCTAGCCAAATCACAAGCACAAGAAAGCCTTCCAACACGAAAAAGATgtcaaaaaacaaagaaatttagTGTTTGGAGGAATTAGCTTACAGCTTTCTCGGCTATTTCAGGACTCTCAAACTCTATCAAAGCGTGGAGCTTGAATGAAAGGAAGCAAACAAATATGttaaaataagtttaaaatttttgccTCGAGGACAATAGAGGCCCATCCTTCATTACCTTATTGCTAATGAAATGTTCTCCCTTTGAAGCAGAAGAATTGGAATCTTGGGGATGGCATACTCTGATGGTTTTCACACTGCAAACGCGTATCTTTAACTTATCAACGCGTCTTAGTACTAGAGATCAGACAGGATAACCGAAACAGAATTCAAtgaaaaaaaggcaaaaacttaaCCTTCCAACCACATTGAATATCTTCTCAATATTATGATGGGAGTGATCATCAGGTAAATTCTCAGCCACAACAGTACGCGACttcaagaaagaagaaaagcGTTTTAAGCACACAATAGGGGAAGCAAAACAGACCATTTTTACAAGGAGATCAAAATGCCAAGATTCGTTCACCTGCAGCTCCTCTTTGTCCTTATCAGTGAAGGGTTGCTTTCGTTTAACCTTCTTGCCATCGTTGCTCACATTCTTCCGGAAATCCACATTTCAAGACACAAATTTGATCATAATTAGGATAAGTAtggggcaaaaaaaaaaaagcatttctTTCCTACTGCACTAACCAGCTTTGATGAGGACCGGAGCGCTTGAGCAAGCACTTGCATAGGTTTATTACTAAGAAGAGACTTGATCTTCTTGGTAGAGGCCACAGAAGTTATAGGAACTGTTGTAATACAAACATATATCATTATAATCATAGGATCATCATTAAAACATGAGCATAACAGGAAAAATGTAGTAAATTTCAGGCCATGATCCACACCATAGGCCTCAGGATCCTTGCTCATTTGTTTGGCCAAGTTCTCGTTTGCAAGCAAGCTCATGTCACTTAGCTGGTACTCCACCTATACATACAAGCAACACTGTCCTATCATCACAAAAATTCAACAATGCcatatttgcttcttttttttagtGACGAGAGAAACTGTAGCCACTATCCAAGGATGTACATTGAGTAAACCCCACCTTATGATCTTAACTAGAGTGTGCATTAGCTTTCCGGAAAAGCCCTGCCTTGTGATCCTAGTCAgagtgtgcactaggtaaatctcgccttgtgaccctacCGACTAAGaaccacaaggaagtaaaccagtcTGGTTGTTTATAGTTGATTGGCTTAAATCAAGAAGGTGAATATGCCGACAAAGGACCATAAGTAGGCAAACTAGCGTATGTTGTCTAAGATCGCCAATAGGCTACTCCGTGACGCTGCTAACAAAGAACCACAAGGAAATATACCAGTCTAGATTGTTTATAACTGATCGCCTTAAATGACCATAAGTAGGTAAACTAGAGTAGATTGTCTAAAAAAGCCAATAGGCTACTTCTGGCAAAAAACTACAAGATGGTGAACCAACCTAGGCTACTTATAGCTGActgttcaaatcaagaagaccaGTAGACCGTCTCACCAAGAATCAAACTTTTAAACTTGTGATTACAAGTGAAGGGCCTCACTAACTTGGCTAGATTATCCCACAAATGCCATATTTTACAATGATATACTGCAAAGATATGAACATAGAGGGATTTGAAGAGGACAACCTGTTTGATGATCTTTAGCCTGACTTCTTCAGGGAGGTCATCCTTGCGGTGGTCCTGAGGCAAGACAACATTTTTATTGTCGAAAAAGGGGAATGAATCTTGATCACCCACATAAATCCAATCCTGGTACTGCGAATATGGGTAGTAATATCCCGAAACTGGGATCTGGGTAAACGATCTAGGAATGAATTCTGGAGCATGAACATTTAATTTGAAACAACCGCCGCCGCTGCTGCTTGTGCCACCAATACTCACACTGCCACCGCCCATTTTCTTCTTGCCCTGATCATTCCCTCTCACGCTTTCCATTTCCTGCGCATTCTTAGCGCAGGAAACCACCTCTTTTTCACGTTTCATTTGCGCCatggcgtttttttttttttttgggggggggggggggtttaaggtaaagtttgatttaAAATGTGTTTCTCATTTGGAGATTTGTTAATGATGTTTTGTTGAATGTGGTTTGGTTTCGCTGTTGAGAAGAGAAAGTCGTTTATCGGTTGAGCGGGGAAGTTACatctcctctcctctcctccAGTTTAGTAACTGTCATTTGGATAGTCGAAAGAGAAACAAAATTGAATCCGCACGATCCAGCGCCAAACACTGAACcccacactttttttttcccctctgACCAAatctttttcatcatttgaCTTTTTTTAAGGATTAAATTCAAAGCATTTATAATTGTCCATCCACTTTAATAACAAGTGCTTTAGAGTTTAGACTCCATCAATATGTTCACAATAAATAATCAAACTTTACCAGCTTGGTGTGAGTGACCTTGCACTCTTGTCCATTAAGAGATATCGAGAGTTCGAACCTTTTCTTGTATGGAAAAGTGTAAACGAAAGTTAATTTAAGTATAGTACGGATTTAAATGTACTTCCTATAGATAAGGCCTACTCAAAATATCTCGTGGCCtaacccaaaaaataaataatcaaactgTTCACCTTTTGATATATAAAAACCATGTCCCACTTATATGTGAATATGcacttgtgtttggttgacaactttttacaaCAAACTATGTGTTTTGATTACCTTTTCAATTAAATACCTCACTCCCTAATTAAAAACCGGTATCATTCaatcttattggtaatatgatttttaagtttggattagttttttagatttttattttgattttttgttcatattggtgttttggattcattatattaggatcaattgcattgatttttcgtttttgtttttttttttttttgagaatatcgtttttgtatttttaaaacctttatttcaTTATAAGATCCTACATAACCAAATgacaatattggtaatcattctaatttcaCTATACTATACcaaaacatgtaaaatattttcaccaaaacccattatcattaccaagtatttgattcccacCTCGGTTCAGATTCCCATGTGCAAACTAAGCACACTCTAGGTGATTGTTCATAAGTAACCGGCTCAAACTAAAAAAGTCAATAGACAGTTTCCATGAGGGTCTGAactaaaaattttgtttttaccAAGCCAACTACTCGACCAACTCAGTTGGAGTTAATGTTATGATATTTGATGCATATAATTCATTGCACTTGTTCTTCGACCATTAATGTTGTATTTTTCTTCTAAATTTAGTAATTTACACCATAATAACTATTTgattagattttattttatttttttgaatgggGATTAGTCAGGGGAAACAAGGCTTTCAACAATGCTTCAGTTGCAGAAACCACAGAAGAATTCAAAGGAGTTTATTGCATTATAAGAGTGATGATACACAACACAGTTCTCAGATTGTTATATTGTCCCTTCCTCTCTCTCAAGGGAGCTACTTTCTTCAAGTTCCTTACAACAAGAACTCAACTCAAAGTAGAAGGAATCTAATCCTGCAAAATTTTACATCTCTCCAgccatccatatatatgtatgtatgctgTATAAACATATACAGTGAACATCTATGCACCATTTTTACTCGTCAGAGTAAGAATTTTCGGGATTTGCCTCCCGGacttgtcatcatcatcatcttcttcttcttctgtcaTGTTATTGTCTCTTGTCAATGAAGTGCCTAGGGGCCCTTGAGGGGAACCAGACTGGGGTGCAAACCGATTTGCACTCGAGGTATTTGTGTGTGCAGATCTTCGAATATGAAGCCGGTATTTCTGCAATGGCATGGCAGAATGTTTTGTCACCAAACATGTCAAATTTAGACACTGCAAATGGAACATAATAGTTGCAGGTTCACACTTACTTGCAGATGGCTCTTTACTTCATCATTTGTCAGACCCTCCACTTTCATAAGCTCTCTAATCTGCTTAGGAGTTGCCACTGCATAAAAGCCAAAAGAGAATCTCAGGTTTATCAGAACTGAATGGAGTTTCAAGAGCTCCAACAGCTATCAAAGATTTATCTTATGGAATATCAAACTGAAGTacgtgttccatctcaactagcTGAGCCCGCACATTTATAACTGAGTGACACTAATATCAAACTGaagtatgtgctccatctcaactagcTGATAGTGAGACTGCATTTTTAAGTGAGTAACgctgatatcaaattgaagtgcgtgttccatctcaactcaACTAACTGATAGTAAAACTGCACATTTATAACTGAGTGACACTAATTTCAAACTAaagtatgtgctccatctcaactagcTGATAGTGAGACTGTACATTTATAAGTGAATAACgctgatatcaaattgaagtacatgttccatctcaactagtTGATAGTGAGACTGCACATTTATAACTGAGTGACGCTAATATCAAATTGAAGTaagtgttccatctcaactagcTGATAGTGAAACTGCACATTTATAACTGATTTTATCGGGTGAGactgatatcaaattgaagaacGTGTCCCATCTCGACTATCTGATAGTGAGActacatatttatgtttatatattatatgctagaCATGGGAAAAGGGTCTAACCATGTGGACCTCCAAGCTGGTGCAGGGCATTAACAAATAGTTTCTGCAACTCCTGTGACCAACATCTTCTTTGCTTCCTGGAagtctgctgctgctgctgctgatgatgatgatactGAGGCCTTACACTGCTTGATGCAGTAGAAGATGCAGCAGCTCTGCTACCACAGTCCATAGAACTTAAGCCACCAATCACCATATATTCTCTGGCAGGAGTGCCCAGCAAAAGCCCAGGAACTGCAGATGTCTTTCCTGGATTCATTGGTTTCCCAGACACAAGTAGATCATTGGTTACTGAGCTGTTCTCCTCTTCCTCAATTGCCTGTTCAAAACAACAGAACCATCAATATCCCAAACAAGAAACAGTGTTTATGATGTTTCAACAGATTCAGTGACTGTAggctttgggtatggagcagccTTAAATTTGCACAATTGTCCCACCGAATAGAGTCGGCTACAATCCAGTTAGGGGATTAGTCACTGTCCCACCGAATAGAGTCGGCTATAATCCAGTTAGGGAATTAGTAACTGTGTCTGAcggcgaaaaaaaaaaaaaaaaaaaaagattcagtAACTGTTCTTTTACCAGTTTGAGATCATTCTTTGAACTGAGACAGTGGTTGTTTCCACTGCTCCAGAGCTGCACAGAGTTCATCCAATCCACCTTTTCTCTACTGCCCCTTTCTCTCCTGGTTTCAATcttatcttcatcatcatcagagcTCTTCTTGAGAGGTATAAATTCTTCCAAAACTGGCTCCATCCTTGACCTCCTGCACTGCACTGCTTCCTCTTTCAGGGCTACAATTGCTGCAACAAACAACCCAAATCTTCAAACTCCATAACCCAATCATATCACCAGATAGTTTCACAACCCAAATCCCCAAACACAGACAGTATAAAATCCAGATTTTAATCCAAGAAAACAACAGAAAAACACCAAAACTTCAATTTCCACCTGCCCAATTGTTCACACACACAAACAACagaaaaaaacacataaatctTACCGTCATTTACCAGAAGCATGCAAAGAGGCAGCTCGCGTTTGAAAGCGTCGATCTTCCGCATTTCCTCCTCGAGTCGCCGGACGTAATCGTCAATCATGGACACTCGCTCCGATGCGTCGCCGATCGTCGACATTCCGGCGAGAAACTCTGCGATCGTTCTGGGAACGAAAGTTGGGCTGCAATCCAAGCTCAGTTCAGCTGGAATCAAACCCATTTTCCAGATCTTACTTTCACAGATTAgatctttttatttatagaaaCGTAGGGGTGAGGCAAAGACTTCCAAAAAAAGATCCGATTTTTATTTTCAGACAAAACAGAAGGGATGGGAAGCCGAGAATATAATAGCGGAGAATCTCCTGTTCGCCGCGTATTTAAACGTTTACGACACTTGGATTCCGATCCATATCGCTATTTTATTGAATGGTCTAAAATGTCCCTCGTTTTATCACATGAGATTCTATTcttctatttgttttttttattttatttatacattatttatttattaagggATTTGTTTATTCGGATCCATAAACACTTGTgtcttaatataataaaagatcTCGAACtttgacaatattttttttcttaaaacaaagaaacacaaTCATTAATTAAGATCTAAAACATCATCACGAAAGGAAGGCGGGGGCGAACTAAGTCAAGCCTTACAGTCAGCAATAGATACAGCTTCTCGAGCCACTAAGTGAGCAGCGAATACAAACAATATAAGAATTCATAACATTGAATTATTGAACTTACCAATATATTAGAACTCT
It includes:
- the LOC116033653 gene encoding la-related protein 6C-like isoform X1, producing the protein MESVRGNDQGKKKMGGGSVSIGGTSSSGGGCFKLNVHAPEFIPRSFTQIPVSGYYYPYSQYQDWIYVGDQDSFPFFDNKNVVLPQDHRKDDLPEEVRLKIIKQVEYQLSDMSLLANENLAKQMSKDPEAYVPITSVASTKKIKSLLSNKPMQVLAQALRSSSKLNVSNDGKKVKRKQPFTDKDKEELQVNESWHFDLLVKMVCFASPIVCLKRFSSFLKSRTVVAENLPDDHSHHNIEKIFNVVGSVKTIRVCHPQDSNSSASKGEHFISNKLHALIEFESPEIAEKAVERLNDEKNWRKGLRVKMLLRRSPKSVLKNRKSDFDGYLDDDELAEDASQPIQPEPANDTNNIAEESSTASKKGWGKGRVKLRQQQSLSYSARGLLSASPQSNCHIQSEGPAKPIVKVPRMPDGTRGFTMGRGKPLGAAAPSSLSCVV
- the LOC116033653 gene encoding la-related protein 6C-like isoform X2, with translation MESVRGNDQGKKKMGGGSVSIGGTSSSGGGCFKLNVHAPEFIPRSFTQIPVSGYYYPYSQYQDWIYVGDQDSFPFFDNKNVVLPQDHRKDDLPEEVRLKIIKQVEYQLSDMSLLANENLAKQMSKDPEAYVPITSVASTKKIKSLLSNKPMQVLAQALRSSSKLNVSNDGKKVKRKQPFTDKDKEELQSRTVVAENLPDDHSHHNIEKIFNVVGSVKTIRVCHPQDSNSSASKGEHFISNKLHALIEFESPEIAEKAVERLNDEKNWRKGLRVKMLLRRSPKSVLKNRKSDFDGYLDDDELAEDASQPIQPEPANDTNNIAEESSTASKKGWGKGRVKLRQQQSLSYSARGLLSASPQSNCHIQSEGPAKPIVKVPRMPDGTRGFTMGRGKPLGAAAPSSLSCVV
- the LOC116031646 gene encoding transcription factor HHO5-like; translation: MGLIPAELSLDCSPTFVPRTIAEFLAGMSTIGDASERVSMIDDYVRRLEEEMRKIDAFKRELPLCMLLVNDAIVALKEEAVQCRRSRMEPVLEEFIPLKKSSDDDEDKIETRRERGSREKVDWMNSVQLWSSGNNHCLSSKNDLKLAIEEEENSSVTNDLLVSGKPMNPGKTSAVPGLLLGTPAREYMVIGGLSSMDCGSRAAASSTASSSVRPQYHHHQQQQQQTSRKQRRCWSQELQKLFVNALHQLGGPHVATPKQIRELMKVEGLTNDEVKSHLQKYRLHIRRSAHTNTSSANRFAPQSGSPQGPLGTSLTRDNNMTEEEEDDDDDKSGRQIPKILTLTSKNGA